TTTGCGCAAATGCTGCTGGATATGACCATCACGGTTCCGGCAACATTGCTGGAATCCGGGAGCGTGCAATGACGACTTCGCGACGCGCCACCAAGCGAAGTCCGAACCGGCAATTGCTCCGCGAGCGTGAAATCGTGAACGCGGCACGTCTGGTCTTCGAGACGGCCGGGTATGACAACGCATCGATGGCCGAAATAGCTGCGCGCGTGGGAATCGTGGAGGGTACCGTCTATCTGTACTTCGACAGCAAGAAAGACCTGATGCACCGCGTAATCGCGGAATGGTACGAAGGTCTGATTGCGTCGGTGTCCGAAGGTCTGACGCGGGTCGTTGGCGTTCGCGCGCGCCTTCGATTTTGTATCCTGAGGCACCTACGTGTCTACGTCGAAGATACCGGGCTCGCCAATCTCATGATCAGGGAATTACGGCGCGACAGGAAGTTCTATGAGACCGAGGTCTATTCCTTGAACAAGCGCTACGCTGCTTTTGTGACGGCGGAAATTCTCGACGGCATCAAGCAGGGTGAATTCAGTCCGGATATTGTTCCGGAAATTGTGCGTGATCTGATATTCGGCGGCATCGAGCATTGCGCCTATCGGATCCTGTCGGGTCGCGGCGGCCTGGATATCGATCTCGTCGCCGATCGCATTCTCGGTACGCTCTGGCCAGGCATCGCGGCGCAGAATGACGCGTCG
Above is a genomic segment from Hyphomicrobiaceae bacterium containing:
- a CDS encoding TetR/AcrR family transcriptional regulator; translation: MTTSRRATKRSPNRQLLREREIVNAARLVFETAGYDNASMAEIAARVGIVEGTVYLYFDSKKDLMHRVIAEWYEGLIASVSEGLTRVVGVRARLRFCILRHLRVYVEDTGLANLMIRELRRDRKFYETEVYSLNKRYAAFVTAEILDGIKQGEFSPDIVPEIVRDLIFGGIEHCAYRILSGRGGLDIDLVADRILGTLWPGIAAQNDASSASIEHRIARLEKLVVASGEDS